CAACTTCACCACGCAGACGGACTTCGCCACCATCATGATCCCGACCGTGCTGCAGGGCGCGGCGCTGGCCTTCTTCTTCATTCCGCTCACCACGCTGACGCTGGCCGGCATCACGCCCGACCGCATCGCGGCGGCGGCCGGCCTGTCGAACTTCGTGCGCATCACCGCCGGCGCCATGGGCACCTCGATCTCCACCACGCTGTGGGAAAACCGCGCGGCCCTGCATCACCATCATCTGGCCGAGCGCCTGGCGCAGGGCGATCTGGTAGCCGGCGAATCGATTTCGCGCCTGCAGGCCTTGGGCATGGCGCCGCAGCAGGCTCTCGCCTATATCAACCGGCTGATCGATCAGCAGGCCTTCACGCGCGCCGCCGACGACATCTTCCTGGCCTCCGCCTTCATCTTCCTGCTGCTGATCGGCGGCGTCTGGCTCACCAAGCGTCCGCCACGCCTGGGTGCGGCGGGGCCGGTGGATGCGGGTGGGGCGCATTGATCGATCCAGGCGCGGCCGGCAGGTGATGTAGGCCCTGCGACGGTACTACTTCGAAGAACTCGCGCCTCCAGCGCACGGTCGAAGCGGCGCAGGCTGGTGGGCACGAGGCCCCTCTTGCGGTGCCGAGCCGCGCAGCCGAACCGGGTTGCGCATCGCTCCAGGCGATGCGTCGAGCGCGCCTTGTTTGAGCACCGAGCACAGTTGGCCGCCGCAGGCGGACAACGGCCCGCAGGGGTGCGAGGGCGAGTTGCGCGCGAGTCCCGGTTTGGCGAGCAGCGAGGGGAGCCTGAACGCAGTGAAGGCCGCCGCATCTGGGGCCGAGTGCCCGCCAGCCTGGGCCGCCGCGCGGACGGCACCAGCAGCGCCCCTCGTCACAAATTCGCCGCAAACAGCCTGCGAATGAACAGATCCTTGAAGCTCGATGCCTGGTCCAGCCCCAGCCGCTCCAGGTAGGCGGGCGGCACCGGCCGCTCGCCTGTGAGGCTCTTGAGAATCATCGGCAACAGCTGTAGCGGATGCTGGCTGGCATGCTTGAGCTTCTTGAGCGCGCGCACGATGGTGATCTCGTCCTCGCTGAGATCGGTGCCGAAGGGGAAGTCGGGCAGCACGCCCTCGTTGCGCCAGGGTCGCAGCTTCTCGCGCAGCATCTCGGGCCGGTTGTTGCGGTAGCGCTCGGGCAGCTGGTAGTCGGCCTCCAGCTTGCCATGCGCCTTGGCCTCGGCGATGAGTTGGTCCTGGAAGCGCGAGTCGGCGATTGCCAGCAGGCGTTTCACGATCTCGCCATCGGTCTGGCCGCGCAGATCGGCCACGCCGTACTCGGTGATGGCGATGTCGCGCAGATGGCGCGGGATGGTGATGTTGCCGTAGCTCCAGACGATCGAGCTGGTGAGGCCATGCTGGTTCTCATGCGTGGCACGCAGCATCAGGATGGAACGCGCATCCGGCAGCGCATGGCCCATCGCGACGAAGTTGTACTGGCCGCCCACGCCCGACACCATCTGGCCCGAGTCCAGCCCGTCCGACGAGGCCGCGCCCAAGAGGGTCAGCTTCATGGTGGTGTTGAAGAGGCGCGCATCGCGGCGCTGGGCACGCTTGAGGCGCTCGCAGCCCAGCGCATCGCCATAGAGCTGGTTGATGTAGGCGATGCGGGTCATCGAGATGCGCTCGCGCTGCGCCTCGGGCAGCTCGCGCAGGCGCTGATAAAAGTCGCGCGGGCCCAGGAAGAAGCCGCCATGCATGATGGTGGCATGCAGCCAGCGTTCGCCCAGCGCCGCGGCAACGCGGCCGTCGTCCAGCGCCGTGCCCGCCGGCACGCGGCCGGGCTGCAGCGCGCCGAGTTGCTCCAGGTAGGCGATATCTGGCGCCGTTAGCTCTGCGGCGATGCGGCCGCGCTCGGCCAGCGCCCGCAGCACCGCCAGGTCGGGGCGCGTGCCCACGCGGCCGGCGTTGGCCAGCTCCTGCAGGTCGGCGTCGTCGTAGACCTCGCGGCGTATCAGGCCGGCGTCGATCAGGCGCATGAAGCCGTTGACGAACATTTCCGAGCAGCCGTAGAGGCCCTGGGCAAAGCCGCCCAGCTCGCGACCCGCCAGCCCCTCGGCGCCGTCGGCGCAAAGCGCGCCGAGGATGCTGCGATAGGCCTCGGGCTGGCGGTCACGCACGATCAGGCCCTGCGCCACCGCGTCGCCCAGCGAGCCGATGCCGATCTGCAGCGTGCCGCCGTCCAGTACCAGGCTGGAGGCATGCAGGCCGATGGCGTAGTCGGCCCAGCTGATGGAGGCATTCGGCGGGCCGAACAGTTCATGGTTGGCCGCGGGGCAGCGCAGCAGCAGGTCCACCCGATCGAGCGGCCACAGCGCCGTGCCGGCCATGAAGGGCAGGCGCTCGTTCACCACCGCCACCTTCAGCAGCGGCCGGCCGGCGGCCGCCATGCGCTCGATCAGCTCCTGGGTCACGTCGGGGTTGCAGGACATCGAGAGCTGCAGCCCGCCGGCGGCGTTCTCGCGCAGCGCCACCGCCTGGGCGATCACGTTCACGCCCTGGGCCATCATGTCGCGCGCCACGAAGCTGTAGTTGGTGCAGACGAAGCCCTGCTGTGACGCGTCGTTGTTGAGGTAGTCACCGGTCTTGAAGAAGAACTCGTGCACCTCGATGTTCGGCGGCAGGGCCTGGGCGCGCGCCGCCTTCACATAGTCGAGGTCGGGGTAGTCGCCGAACACGCGCTCCAGCAGGGGCCCCAGGAAATGCTGCTCCAGCTCCGACTTGCCCACCGGCCGTTCCAGCGAGAGCGCGGTGAAGATCTTGAGCCGCCGCGCCGGTGTGGCAGCGATGCGAC
This portion of the Paucibacter sediminis genome encodes:
- a CDS encoding acetyl-CoA hydrolase/transferase C-terminal domain-containing protein, with translation MDMQTLTELEAAVDAVLERIPGEIVLAIPLGLGKPNPWVNALYRRIAATPARRLKIFTALSLERPVGKSELEQHFLGPLLERVFGDYPDLDYVKAARAQALPPNIEVHEFFFKTGDYLNNDASQQGFVCTNYSFVARDMMAQGVNVIAQAVALRENAAGGLQLSMSCNPDVTQELIERMAAAGRPLLKVAVVNERLPFMAGTALWPLDRVDLLLRCPAANHELFGPPNASISWADYAIGLHASSLVLDGGTLQIGIGSLGDAVAQGLIVRDRQPEAYRSILGALCADGAEGLAGRELGGFAQGLYGCSEMFVNGFMRLIDAGLIRREVYDDADLQELANAGRVGTRPDLAVLRALAERGRIAAELTAPDIAYLEQLGALQPGRVPAGTALDDGRVAAALGERWLHATIMHGGFFLGPRDFYQRLRELPEAQRERISMTRIAYINQLYGDALGCERLKRAQRRDARLFNTTMKLTLLGAASSDGLDSGQMVSGVGGQYNFVAMGHALPDARSILMLRATHENQHGLTSSIVWSYGNITIPRHLRDIAITEYGVADLRGQTDGEIVKRLLAIADSRFQDQLIAEAKAHGKLEADYQLPERYRNNRPEMLREKLRPWRNEGVLPDFPFGTDLSEDEITIVRALKKLKHASQHPLQLLPMILKSLTGERPVPPAYLERLGLDQASSFKDLFIRRLFAANL